One segment of Gopherus evgoodei ecotype Sinaloan lineage chromosome 20, rGopEvg1_v1.p, whole genome shotgun sequence DNA contains the following:
- the PPT1 gene encoding palmitoyl-protein thioesterase 1 → MATLRLVPVALLTCLLAGGRCSGPVPLVMWHGMGDSCCNPGSLGYIKKMVENKIPGIYVLSLQIGNNVVEDMENSYFMNVNKQVMLVCDKLAKDPNLQGGYNSMGFSQGGQFLRAVAQRCPSPPMFNLISIGGQHQGVFGFPRCPGEKSRICDWLRKMLDLGVYTKVVQERLVQAEYWHDPVKEEEYQKNSIFLADINQEKGINETYKKNLMALKKFVMVKFLNDSMVDPPASEWFGYYRSGQAKETIPLQETSLYTKDLLGLQQMDKAGKLVFLSVAGDHLHFSEEWFYTNIIPLLH, encoded by the exons ATGGCGACGCTCAGGCTGGTGCCGGTGGCGCTGCTCACCTGCCTGCTGGCCGGCGGGCGCTGCTCGGGCCCGGTGCCCCTGGTCATGTGGCACGGGATGG GTGACAGCTGCTGTAACCCTGGAAGCTTaggatacattaaaaaaatggtgGAAAACAAGATACCAGGAATTTACGTTCTGTCGCTACAGATTGGAAACAATGTGGTAGAG GATATGGAGAACAGCTACTTCATGAATGTGAACAAACAAGTGATGCTGGTTTGTGACAAACTCGCTAAGGACCCTAACTTGCAAGGAGGATACAATTCTATGGGATTCTCCCAGGGAGGCCAGTTCCT GAGGGCGGTGGCACAGAGATGTCCTTCTCCTCCAATGTTCAATTTGATTTCCATTGGGGGGCAGCACCAAG GTGTGTTTGGCTTTCCACGCTGTCCCGGGGAGAAGTCCCGCATCTGTGACTGGCTCCGAAAGATGCTGGACCTTGGCGTGTACACGAAGGTGGTTCAGGAGCG CCTAGTGCAGGCAGAATACTGGCATGACCCTGTGAAGGAGGAAGAATACCAGAAAAACAGCATCTTCCTGGCTGACATCAATCAGGAGAAG GGCATCAACGAGACCTACAAGAAAAACTTGATGGCTTTGAAAAAGTTTGTGATGGTGAAATTTCTCAATGACTCGATGGTAGACCCTCCAGCCTCAGAG TGGTTTGGATATTATAGAAGTGGGCAAGCCAAGGAAACCATCCCCCTGCAGGAGACCTCGCTGTACACAAAG GAtctgctggggctgcagcagaTGGACAAGGCAGGAAAGCTGGTATTCCTGTCTGTGGCAGGAGATCACCTTCACTTTTCTGAAGAGTGGTTTTATACAAACATCATCCCCTtgctacactga
- the CAP1 gene encoding adenylyl cyclase-associated protein 1, translated as MTDMQSLVERLEKAVGRLEAVSQSPGMYGDGPSKGIVEYVQAFDALLAGPVAEYMKISKDIGGDVQKHAEMVHSGLMTERVLLVTASQCQQPSGNNFSTLLKPISERIQVVQNFREKNRGSKLFNHLSAVSESIPALGWVAMAPKPGPYVKEMMDAAMFYTNRVLKEYKEVDKKHVDWVKAYLSIWAELQTYIKEYHTTGLTWSKTGPIAKEVGNVPAAPPTGAAPPPPGPPPPPAPGPTNSSSDDSVSRSALFAQINQGEGITSALKHVSDDMKTHKNPGLKNQGGPIRTGPKPFTAPKPTCAANPPKKSSPKKEPAMLELEGKKWRVENQEKASNLVISDTELKQVAYIYNCTDSTLQIKGKINSITVDNCKKLGLVFDDVVGIVEIINCRDIKVQVMGKVPTISINKTDGCHVYLSKSSLDCEIVSAKSSEMNVLIPTESGDFNEFPVPEQFKSLWNGQKLVTSVTEIAG; from the exons CGACGCTCTCCTGGCTGGTCCAGTAGCAGAATATATGAAGATCAGCAAAGATATTGGTGGTGACGTTCAGAAACAT GCTGAAATGGTCCATTCAGGCCTGATGACTGAGAGGGTTCTCCTGGTGACAGCATCACAATGTCAGCAGCCATCAGGG AATAACTTCTCAACGCTACTGAAACCCATTTCAGAGCGAATCCAGGTGGTGCAGAACTTCCGGGAGAAAAATCGTGGCAGCAAACTGTTCAATCACCTATCAGCTGTCAGTGAGAGCATCCCGGCACTGGGCTGGGTGGCTATG GCCCCAAAGCCTGGCCCCTATGTGAAGGAAATGATGGATGCGGCCATGTTTTATACCAACCGGGTCCTCAAGGAATACAAGGAAGT AGATAAGAAACATGTGGACTGGGTGAAAGCTTATCTGAGTATCTGGGCAGAGCTGCAGACATACATCAAAGAGTATCACACCACTGGGCTGACCTGGAGCAAAACG ggtcctatagcaaAAGAGGTGGGCAATGTACCTGCAGCACCCCCAACTGGTGCTGCTCCTCCACCACCgggtcctccccctcctcctgctccaggcCCCACAAACTCCAGTTCAGATGACTCTGTTTCCCGCTCAGCGCTGTTTGCCCAGATCAATCAGGGAGAAGGCATTACCTCTG CCCTGAAACATGTTTCAGATGATATGAAGACTCACAAGAACCCAGGGCTGAAGAATCAAGGTGGCCCTATCCGAACAGGACCCAAACCATTCACCGCTCCCAAACCCACCTGTGCAGCTAACCCACCCAAAAAATCATCCCCAAAGAAGGAACCGGCAATGCTAGAGCTGGAGGGCAAGAAGTGGAGAGTG GAAAACCAGGAGAAGGCCTCCAACCTGGTGATCAGTGACACAGAGCTGAAGCAGGTAGCATATATTTACAATTGCACGGACAGTACACTTCAAATCAAGGGCAAAATCAATTCCATCACAGTGG ATAACTGTAAGAAGCTAGGTCTGGTGTTTGATGATGTGGTGGGCATCGTGGAGATCATAAACTGCAGGGACATTAAAGTTCAG GTAATGGGTAAAGTGCCAACAATTTCCATCAACAAGACAGATGGATGCCACGTGTATCTGAGCAAGAGCTCCCTAGACTGTGAGATTGTCAGTGCCAAGTCTTCAGAGATGAATGTCCTCATCCCCACAGAGAGTGGTGACTTC AACGAGTTCCCTGTCCCTGAACAGTTCAAGTCCCTGTGGAATGGGCAGAAGCTGGTTACCAGCGTGACGGAAATTGCTGGCTAA